From Methanocella paludicola SANAE, a single genomic window includes:
- a CDS encoding DMT family transporter produces MLKNADLRDNAFFVMAGLILVNVFWGASSIAAREALLQLSSIEIVTIRFTIALFIVFGMAIAMKKWDALRIHPKDIPTFILLSLSNVSIGFILQVESLNYTTVTNFSLEFNLATFFIMLMGALLLGERLTRTKLAGAGIAFAGAFLIISGGRLDLSSAHLLGDLMGVGSAIAFGIFTIASKKVSSKYSLTTILLYTFFFGVLELLPFYAFVTPMTPLASLSPLSWSSLLFLAVLCSVFCFFVYTHGLSRLKASDVAMSIYVTPLAGILLAVLLLGETLTAVTAVGAGLIMAGMYLTQRELEPDVPEKRYTPVALNE; encoded by the coding sequence ATGCTCAAAAACGCCGATCTCAGGGACAATGCCTTTTTCGTGATGGCCGGCCTCATCCTGGTCAACGTGTTCTGGGGCGCCTCGTCCATCGCAGCCAGGGAGGCATTATTACAGTTAAGCTCCATCGAGATCGTGACCATACGGTTCACCATCGCCCTCTTTATCGTCTTCGGCATGGCTATCGCCATGAAAAAGTGGGATGCCCTCAGGATCCACCCGAAGGACATTCCCACGTTCATCCTTCTCTCCCTGTCCAACGTCTCCATCGGCTTCATCCTCCAGGTGGAGTCGCTTAACTACACGACCGTGACCAACTTCTCGCTCGAGTTCAACCTGGCCACGTTCTTCATCATGCTCATGGGCGCGCTGTTACTGGGCGAGCGCCTCACCCGGACGAAGCTCGCGGGGGCGGGCATCGCGTTCGCCGGGGCATTCCTCATAATCAGCGGAGGCCGCCTCGACCTCTCGTCAGCGCACCTGCTGGGGGACCTCATGGGCGTGGGCAGCGCCATCGCCTTCGGGATCTTCACCATCGCCTCCAAGAAGGTCTCCTCGAAGTACAGCCTCACCACGATACTGCTCTACACGTTCTTCTTCGGCGTCCTGGAGCTCCTGCCATTCTACGCGTTCGTTACCCCGATGACGCCCCTGGCCAGCCTGAGCCCGCTCTCATGGTCGTCGCTGCTATTTTTAGCGGTGCTGTGCTCGGTGTTCTGCTTCTTCGTGTACACGCACGGCCTCAGCCGGCTCAAGGCCTCGGACGTGGCCATGTCCATCTACGTGACGCCCCTGGCCGGGATACTGCTTGCCGTACTTTTATTAGGAGAGACGCTGACGGCCGTGACGGCCGTCGGGGCCGGGCTCATCATGGCGGGCATGTACCTGACCCAGCGGGAGCTCGAGCCCGATGTGCCCGAGAAGCGATACACGCCGGTCGCCCTGAACGAATAG
- a CDS encoding DedA family protein, whose product MLSLVGDVTSTVTDIISNMGYLGVFILMTIESAGIPVPSEVIMTYGGFMAAPGGVTHVVAVAVIGSLGTGLGSAIGYLVGAWGGKPFVDKYGKFFGVNSQKMLWAEQWFCKYGESACIYTRLLPVVRTIVNVPAGLLNMDFKKFMAYSMIGAFPWCLVLAFIGFVLGENWESIMGASHLLSYAVVAVVAVIAVAAVALYVLVKRGVIPKATVDKYLGFLMHV is encoded by the coding sequence ATGCTCTCCTTAGTCGGCGACGTAACATCCACGGTCACGGACATCATCAGTAACATGGGCTACCTGGGCGTATTCATACTCATGACCATCGAGAGCGCCGGCATCCCCGTCCCGAGCGAGGTCATCATGACCTACGGCGGGTTCATGGCCGCGCCCGGCGGCGTTACCCACGTAGTCGCCGTCGCCGTCATAGGCTCGCTGGGCACCGGCCTGGGCTCTGCCATCGGCTACCTGGTCGGGGCGTGGGGCGGAAAGCCCTTCGTTGATAAGTACGGGAAGTTCTTCGGCGTCAACTCGCAGAAGATGCTCTGGGCGGAGCAGTGGTTCTGCAAGTACGGGGAGTCCGCCTGCATCTACACGAGGCTCCTGCCGGTGGTGCGCACCATCGTGAACGTTCCGGCCGGCCTTCTCAACATGGACTTTAAAAAATTCATGGCCTACAGCATGATAGGCGCCTTCCCCTGGTGCCTGGTGCTGGCGTTCATCGGCTTCGTGCTTGGAGAGAACTGGGAGTCCATCATGGGCGCCTCCCACCTCCTGTCGTACGCGGTCGTGGCCGTCGTGGCCGTCATCGCCGTCGCCGCAGTAGCTCTTTACGTCCTGGTGAAGAGGGGCGTCATACCAAAGGCCACCGTGGATAAGTACCTGGGCTTCCTGATGCACGTATAA
- a CDS encoding DUF362 domain-containing protein yields the protein MAGRWAKEVLERGMSRRSFLKAAVAAAAVAVTGCVSASEPSITPVPSIIPSPTSTATQSRLVVTTDPDPARLVDRALDAFGALPIKKDDRVFVKANFSFSRTVDQAASNHPQVLVRLMERCREAGASEVIAFDHTIDSSKLCLERSGIKAAVEKAGFTAIAVNSSSEYEERQIDGPTLKKTRIARILKDADVLINAPVVKSHGNTRLTAGMKNLMGVIDNRGAFHSSDLDGCIADLSYVIRPTLTVADAYRVLKSGGPNGGSPEDITHPQQLIVGYDPVAVDSYAATLLGLTGNDIEHVVRAYQRGLGEIDLGKVNVQKVV from the coding sequence ATGGCCGGACGATGGGCAAAAGAAGTGCTGGAACGCGGGATGAGCAGGCGCAGCTTCCTGAAGGCCGCCGTCGCCGCGGCCGCCGTCGCCGTCACCGGCTGCGTGAGCGCGAGCGAGCCTTCGATCACGCCAGTCCCATCGATCATTCCATCGCCGACTTCGACCGCAACACAGAGCCGGCTGGTCGTGACCACCGACCCCGACCCCGCCAGGCTGGTCGACAGGGCGCTGGACGCCTTCGGCGCGCTCCCTATAAAAAAGGACGACCGCGTATTCGTCAAGGCCAACTTCTCCTTCTCAAGGACGGTCGACCAGGCGGCATCGAACCACCCTCAGGTGCTGGTACGCCTGATGGAGCGCTGCAGGGAGGCGGGAGCCTCCGAGGTCATAGCCTTCGACCACACCATCGACAGCTCGAAGCTCTGCCTGGAGCGGAGCGGCATTAAGGCCGCCGTCGAAAAGGCCGGCTTCACGGCCATCGCTGTAAACAGCAGCAGCGAGTATGAGGAAAGGCAGATCGACGGGCCCACGCTGAAGAAGACCCGGATAGCGAGAATCCTCAAGGATGCGGACGTGCTCATCAACGCGCCCGTGGTCAAGAGCCATGGCAATACCCGCCTCACGGCGGGCATGAAGAACCTCATGGGCGTCATCGATAACCGCGGGGCGTTCCACAGCAGCGACCTGGATGGCTGCATCGCCGACCTCTCATACGTCATCCGGCCCACGCTCACAGTGGCCGACGCCTACCGGGTGCTCAAGTCCGGGGGTCCCAACGGGGGGAGCCCGGAGGACATAACGCATCCCCAGCAGCTTATCGTGGGATACGATCCCGTGGCGGTGGACTCCTACGCGGCCACACTACTGGGGCTGACCGGTAACGACATCGAGCATGTGGTCAGGGCGTATCAGCGGGGCCTGGGCGAGATCGACCTGGGCAAGGTCAACGTGCAAAAGGTGGTCTGA
- a CDS encoding 4Fe-4S binding protein — protein MWSGRISGAWARSTWARSTCKRWSEIKLSSLSPFRPLVQAAFLASFVALFLALEYPAAAPGLFLAADPLLALASSLYHTGAWMPVLFLAAAGMLAVAAIFGRIFCGWACPVGFMADISDRVVRVFWRIKPTGRLGFIQYGLLAALLIFSLFSIDALSALDPMVIFQRSVYLIWSLSGVPVVLLLIMAGSLLAPRLWCRICPMGAVLGLAALASPFGRGVNDSCIKCMKCRRACPAGAISKENGFDTTACIKCLKCERACPENAISFAASRPALPTFEGRRTVLAAVAGLGLLALAKVAVPGAGASYIRPPGSLVESKFNAACVRCESCVKACLGQVIRPAGLDGGLERAFTPVLDFNKGKCERCGTCGSVCPTGAVISIPEANMKMGTARLDKNKCIAWAQNKKCLICEEVCPVKAIKSTGRNRPVVSEDVCAGCGSCQLNCPVEGKAIVVSSEGERRRDE, from the coding sequence ATGTGGTCAGGGCGTATCAGCGGGGCCTGGGCGAGATCGACCTGGGCAAGGTCAACGTGCAAAAGGTGGTCTGAGATAAAGCTGAGCTCCCTATCGCCGTTCCGCCCCCTGGTACAGGCGGCATTTCTGGCCTCATTCGTAGCGCTGTTCCTTGCCCTGGAATATCCCGCCGCCGCGCCCGGGCTCTTTCTGGCGGCGGACCCGCTCCTTGCCCTGGCATCGTCCCTCTACCACACGGGCGCATGGATGCCAGTGCTCTTTCTCGCCGCGGCCGGGATGCTGGCCGTCGCCGCCATATTCGGCAGGATATTCTGCGGCTGGGCATGTCCGGTAGGGTTCATGGCCGACATCTCTGACCGGGTGGTTCGCGTGTTCTGGCGGATCAAGCCCACAGGCCGGCTGGGCTTTATACAGTACGGCCTACTGGCCGCGCTGCTCATATTCTCGCTTTTTTCTATCGACGCCTTATCAGCGCTCGACCCCATGGTCATCTTCCAGCGTTCGGTTTACCTGATATGGAGCCTCTCGGGAGTGCCCGTCGTACTATTGCTCATCATGGCCGGCTCCCTGCTGGCGCCCCGCCTCTGGTGCCGAATCTGCCCAATGGGCGCCGTCCTGGGGCTCGCAGCCCTGGCCTCGCCGTTCGGCCGGGGCGTCAACGATAGCTGCATTAAATGTATGAAGTGCCGGAGAGCCTGTCCCGCCGGGGCAATATCGAAGGAGAACGGGTTCGACACGACGGCGTGCATCAAATGCCTGAAGTGCGAGAGGGCATGCCCCGAGAACGCCATCAGCTTCGCGGCCTCCCGGCCAGCATTGCCCACGTTCGAGGGCCGCAGGACAGTGCTCGCCGCCGTCGCCGGGCTGGGGCTGCTCGCCCTTGCGAAGGTCGCCGTCCCAGGGGCCGGCGCCTCATATATTCGGCCCCCGGGCTCCCTCGTGGAGTCGAAGTTCAACGCGGCCTGCGTCCGGTGCGAGAGCTGCGTGAAGGCGTGCCTGGGCCAGGTCATAAGGCCCGCCGGCCTTGACGGGGGCCTGGAGCGCGCGTTCACGCCCGTGCTCGACTTTAATAAGGGCAAGTGCGAGCGGTGCGGCACCTGCGGGTCCGTGTGTCCCACGGGCGCGGTTATAAGCATACCGGAGGCGAACATGAAGATGGGGACCGCGAGGCTTGACAAAAATAAGTGCATCGCCTGGGCGCAGAATAAAAAGTGCCTGATCTGCGAGGAGGTATGCCCGGTCAAGGCGATCAAGAGCACTGGGAGGAACAGGCCGGTAGTATCGGAGGACGTGTGCGCTGGCTGCGGGAGCTGCCAGCTTAACTGCCCGGTGGAAGGCAAGGCCATCGTGGTCTCCAGCGAAGGGGAGCGAAGGAGAGATGAATAA
- the polX gene encoding DNA polymerase/3'-5' exonuclease PolX encodes MNNHEAAEVLAGIARILELEGEDAYRIRAYRKASRSIEALQDDINEYYREGRLQEIPGVGRSIGELLAELLETGRSSLYESLKKEIPPELFEIMGVPGIGRKTAIKVHKALGVTTVEEFERAARMHRIRKLKGMGEKAERRVLDSIGRYRRRETGIPLYRAKGVADEAAHYLEDCGFERIEAAGSVRRWAPMVSDVNLVAGPGPMDCFLNSPLVSAVQSNDRGGARVMTRYRVEATLEEAGPDNRGLELLFATGSERHLEALTEYAAGRGISLSREGYVDAVTLEQRKFAAEEDLYRALGLEFIPPELREGRGEVEAAAEGGLPRLVEMADIRGDLHVHSDWSDGANTIQDIAIAARAMGYEYVAICDHSRSLAIANGLSVERLRDQMAEIDRLNDTLEDFTILKGCEVDIKADGSLDMPDDILEELDVVVASIHSGMRQEAEEMTGRVISALQSPYVTILGHPTARILGRREPTRLDIDRAIEAAVDNGKVLEVNAYPDRLDLSDVNVRKAVEAGAHISIDTDAHSLFELGFMEYGVHNARRGWAPKESVLNALTYEGLLDFLSGRQ; translated from the coding sequence ATGAATAACCATGAGGCCGCGGAAGTGCTCGCCGGCATCGCCCGCATCCTGGAGCTTGAGGGCGAGGACGCCTACCGGATCCGGGCGTACAGGAAGGCCTCCCGGAGCATCGAGGCGCTCCAGGACGACATCAACGAGTACTACCGCGAGGGCCGGCTCCAGGAGATACCTGGCGTGGGCCGGAGCATCGGCGAGCTGCTCGCCGAGCTTCTGGAGACGGGAAGGAGCAGCCTGTACGAGTCGCTAAAAAAAGAAATCCCCCCGGAGCTCTTCGAGATCATGGGAGTGCCGGGCATCGGCCGCAAGACGGCCATTAAAGTCCATAAAGCTCTGGGGGTCACGACGGTAGAAGAGTTCGAGCGGGCCGCCCGGATGCACCGGATACGAAAGCTGAAGGGCATGGGCGAGAAGGCCGAGCGCCGGGTGCTCGACTCTATCGGGCGATACAGGCGCAGGGAGACCGGCATACCTCTTTACCGGGCTAAAGGCGTGGCCGACGAGGCGGCACATTATTTAGAGGACTGCGGCTTCGAGCGCATCGAGGCCGCCGGGAGCGTGAGGCGCTGGGCCCCGATGGTGTCCGACGTGAACCTGGTCGCCGGCCCCGGCCCCATGGACTGCTTTTTGAACTCTCCGCTGGTCTCCGCAGTCCAAAGTAACGATAGGGGCGGGGCACGCGTGATGACCCGCTACCGGGTAGAGGCCACCCTGGAGGAGGCCGGCCCCGATAATCGGGGCCTGGAGCTATTATTCGCCACCGGCTCGGAAAGGCACCTTGAGGCGCTGACAGAGTATGCCGCGGGCAGGGGCATCAGCCTGAGCCGGGAGGGGTACGTCGACGCTGTCACGCTGGAGCAGCGCAAGTTCGCCGCCGAGGAGGATCTCTATAGGGCGCTGGGCCTGGAGTTCATCCCTCCCGAGCTCAGGGAGGGCCGGGGCGAGGTGGAGGCCGCCGCGGAGGGAGGCCTGCCCCGCCTCGTCGAGATGGCGGACATCAGGGGCGACCTCCACGTGCACTCGGACTGGAGCGACGGGGCCAACACCATCCAGGACATCGCCATAGCCGCCCGGGCCATGGGGTACGAGTACGTGGCGATATGCGACCACTCCCGGTCCCTGGCCATCGCGAACGGCCTGAGCGTGGAGCGCCTGCGTGACCAGATGGCCGAGATCGACCGCCTCAACGACACCCTGGAGGACTTCACCATCCTGAAGGGGTGCGAGGTGGACATCAAGGCGGACGGCTCCCTGGACATGCCCGACGACATCTTGGAGGAGCTCGACGTCGTGGTGGCCTCGATACACTCGGGCATGAGGCAGGAGGCGGAGGAGATGACGGGGCGGGTCATATCGGCGCTGCAGAGCCCGTACGTCACCATACTGGGCCATCCCACCGCCCGCATCCTGGGCAGGCGGGAGCCCACGCGGCTGGATATTGACAGGGCCATCGAGGCGGCCGTGGACAACGGCAAGGTGCTCGAGGTGAACGCCTACCCGGACCGGCTCGACCTGAGCGACGTGAACGTAAGGAAGGCCGTCGAAGCAGGGGCGCACATATCCATCGACACGGACGCCCACTCGCTATTCGAGCTCGGCTTCATGGAGTACGGGGTCCACAATGCCCGGCGGGGCTGGGCGCCGAAGGAGAGCGTCCTCAACGCGCTCACGTACGAGGGCCTGCTGGACTTTCTGAGCGGCCGCCAGTGA
- the thpR gene encoding RNA 2',3'-cyclic phosphodiesterase, producing the protein MIRAFISVNLTPGIRQKIGEAERDFDMKGIKLVEPSLIHVTLKFLGNIEEAKVGEIEAALKKVSVRPFKARMRSLGGFPNPRNPRVIWVGAEGDFAELNKQVEALMEEIGFPREGRFQPHVTIGRVKFPTPEQKQDLPGLFEKYKDFDAGEMTVDSIHLMKSTLSPKGPRYDVLKEIPLAR; encoded by the coding sequence ATGATACGCGCGTTCATATCCGTCAACCTCACGCCCGGGATAAGGCAAAAGATCGGCGAGGCCGAGCGGGACTTCGACATGAAGGGCATCAAGCTCGTCGAGCCCTCCCTCATTCACGTCACGCTAAAATTTTTGGGGAACATCGAGGAGGCCAAGGTGGGCGAGATCGAGGCCGCGCTGAAGAAGGTATCCGTCAGGCCGTTCAAGGCGAGAATGCGCTCCCTGGGAGGCTTCCCGAACCCCCGGAACCCCCGGGTCATCTGGGTGGGGGCGGAGGGCGACTTCGCGGAGCTAAATAAGCAGGTCGAGGCCCTCATGGAGGAGATTGGCTTCCCGAGAGAGGGCCGCTTCCAGCCCCACGTGACCATAGGCCGGGTGAAGTTCCCCACGCCCGAGCAAAAGCAGGACCTTCCCGGCCTGTTCGAGAAGTACAAGGACTTCGACGCCGGGGAGATGACTGTCGATTCCATTCATCTTATGAAGAGCACGCTGAGCCCTAAAGGCCCCCGGTACGACGTGCTGAAGGAGATACCCCTTGCCCGATGA
- the cca gene encoding CCA tRNA nucleotidyltransferase, protein MPDELYREVLERIKPSAVEDAHMRSVAHEVIDKLDSEAREHGLDVYTIHVGSTARDTWLKGKKDIDIFLMFPPDTPLEKLKEDGLRLAREVSPRFEERYAEHPYITALYKGLDVDLVPCYHVEDAAHIQSAVDRSPFHNTYVLKHIDGLHDEVRLLKQFTRGVGVYGSELRTQGFSGYLCELLVLKYGSFDGAVEHGAGFKRGRVIDIEGHMDKSVEHPDPLIVIDPVDPKRNVAAALSGQKFCEFVDACRRFLKAPSIDFFFPPAAEPMKKGALEGLLASRGTKLLAITFKTPDIVEDTLYPQLRKAEDSLAKLLERHEFKAYRTDVWSNDRSAIVLEMLVWELPAIERHLGPPLDEREHCEKFIEKYPGAYIMGCRYVVDIPRKYDTAVELINAQLKSCGLGKHVCASIGQGFEILTNEKTLELGPEFARFLTKFLRAPET, encoded by the coding sequence TTGCCCGATGAGCTATACAGGGAGGTGCTGGAGCGCATCAAGCCCTCTGCCGTCGAGGATGCCCACATGCGAAGCGTCGCGCACGAGGTCATCGATAAGCTGGACTCGGAGGCCCGGGAGCATGGCCTGGACGTCTACACGATCCACGTGGGCTCGACGGCCCGGGACACCTGGCTGAAGGGCAAGAAGGACATCGACATCTTCCTGATGTTCCCGCCCGACACGCCCCTGGAAAAGCTCAAGGAGGACGGGCTCCGGCTTGCCAGGGAAGTCTCGCCCAGGTTCGAGGAGCGCTACGCCGAGCACCCGTACATCACGGCCCTGTATAAGGGCCTGGACGTGGACCTGGTGCCGTGCTACCACGTGGAGGACGCCGCCCACATCCAGTCGGCCGTGGACAGGAGCCCGTTCCACAACACGTACGTCCTGAAGCACATCGACGGCCTCCACGACGAGGTAAGGCTTTTAAAACAGTTCACCAGGGGAGTGGGCGTGTACGGCTCCGAGCTGAGGACCCAGGGCTTCTCGGGATACCTGTGCGAGCTGCTGGTACTGAAGTACGGCTCCTTCGACGGCGCCGTGGAGCACGGCGCCGGCTTCAAGCGGGGCAGGGTCATCGACATCGAGGGCCACATGGATAAGTCCGTCGAGCACCCGGACCCCCTCATCGTGATCGACCCCGTGGACCCGAAGAGGAACGTGGCCGCGGCGCTCTCCGGGCAAAAGTTCTGCGAGTTCGTGGACGCCTGCCGCAGGTTCCTGAAGGCCCCGTCCATCGACTTCTTCTTCCCGCCGGCCGCCGAGCCCATGAAAAAGGGCGCGCTCGAAGGGCTGCTGGCCTCAAGGGGCACGAAGCTCCTCGCCATTACCTTCAAAACGCCCGACATCGTCGAGGACACGCTCTACCCCCAGCTCAGGAAGGCCGAGGACTCGCTGGCAAAGCTGCTGGAGCGCCACGAGTTCAAGGCATACCGCACCGACGTCTGGTCCAACGACAGGAGCGCCATCGTGCTCGAAATGCTGGTATGGGAGCTGCCTGCCATCGAGCGCCACCTCGGGCCGCCCCTCGACGAGCGGGAGCACTGCGAGAAGTTCATCGAAAAGTACCCCGGCGCCTACATCATGGGCTGCCGCTACGTCGTGGACATACCCCGCAAGTACGATACCGCCGTAGAGCTCATCAACGCCCAATTAAAGTCCTGCGGGCTGGGCAAGCACGTCTGTGCCTCCATCGGCCAGGGGTTCGAGATCCTGACGAACGAGAAGACGCTCGAGCTGGGCCCCGAGTTCGCCCGGTTCCTCACGAAGTTCCTCCGCGCCCCGGAGACCTAG
- a CDS encoding histone deacetylase family protein, which produces MACILYSDDFLGHDLPGHVECKERLEAIMERLRPMGLEFREPRPASVPELEAVHAPWYVRNILGHGRGRLDLDTYMSEGSAMAALKAAGAAVEAVDLALSGQSLAAGMVRPPGHHALPAQAMGFCLFNNAAVGAAHALKKVKKVLIVDWDVHHGNGTELMFYGRPDVLYFSVHQYPHFPGTGAADDTGTGDGEGYNVNVPLPAGSGDADYVHAFESILVPVMDAYRPELVIVSAGYDPHEADPLGDMRMTAPGFGALASLIKTAGSANVVMLLEGGYSLKYLPLCVEASLRGFAGEDHGRISGERTAAATERIVEAAAIQKRYWRL; this is translated from the coding sequence ATGGCGTGCATACTGTATTCGGACGACTTCCTGGGGCACGACCTTCCGGGGCACGTGGAGTGTAAGGAGCGCCTGGAGGCTATAATGGAGAGGCTGCGGCCCATGGGCCTCGAGTTCAGGGAGCCCCGGCCTGCGAGCGTCCCCGAGCTGGAAGCGGTGCATGCCCCCTGGTACGTGAGGAACATACTGGGCCACGGCCGGGGCAGGCTCGACCTGGACACGTACATGAGCGAAGGATCGGCGATGGCGGCGCTGAAGGCCGCGGGCGCGGCCGTGGAGGCCGTCGACCTGGCGCTTTCCGGGCAGAGCCTGGCGGCGGGGATGGTCCGGCCCCCGGGCCACCACGCGCTACCCGCGCAGGCCATGGGCTTCTGCCTGTTCAACAACGCGGCCGTCGGGGCGGCGCACGCCCTTAAAAAGGTTAAAAAGGTGCTGATCGTCGACTGGGACGTCCACCACGGCAACGGCACCGAGCTAATGTTTTACGGCCGGCCCGACGTGCTTTACTTCTCAGTCCACCAGTACCCCCATTTCCCGGGCACCGGCGCGGCCGATGATACGGGCACGGGTGACGGCGAGGGCTATAACGTGAACGTGCCCCTGCCGGCAGGGTCGGGCGACGCCGACTACGTGCACGCCTTCGAGAGCATCCTCGTGCCTGTAATGGACGCCTACCGCCCGGAGCTGGTCATCGTATCTGCGGGCTACGACCCTCATGAGGCCGACCCGCTCGGGGACATGCGGATGACGGCCCCGGGCTTCGGGGCGCTGGCATCGCTCATAAAAACCGCCGGGAGCGCTAATGTTGTAATGCTCCTTGAGGGAGGATATTCCCTAAAGTACCTGCCACTATGCGTGGAGGCGTCGCTGCGGGGCTTCGCGGGAGAGGATCATGGCCGAATATCCGGAGAGCGGACGGCGGCGGCGACCGAGCGCATCGTCGAGGCGGCGGCGATACAAAAAAGGTACTGGAGGCTCTAG
- a CDS encoding nucleotidyltransferase domain-containing protein: protein MRRKTAEMGPRKEVAYGPETWEHLRRLRERAREVLTLLKKSEVDGYVFGSVARGDVKPASDVDIFIPSMVSSMLVGLALDDRVRERSIVQATPRAMAKAHLVLQDDTNVIFPLIPPRETELEFYRFGGEVGLQGIEEGGRVCGVDKRLMFIEPTPEGHIETPLSDLPPGWVAKKIGVGQAIVEERMRVLERRADVGRTGIYLHRTLAPEESFEQVLAEIAYSDPALRRRMSK, encoded by the coding sequence ATGAGGCGAAAGACCGCTGAGATGGGGCCCCGGAAAGAGGTCGCCTACGGGCCGGAGACGTGGGAGCATCTGCGCCGGCTCCGGGAGAGGGCCCGGGAAGTTTTAACGCTGTTAAAGAAGAGCGAGGTCGACGGCTACGTCTTCGGGAGCGTGGCCCGCGGGGACGTGAAGCCGGCGAGCGATGTTGACATTTTTATCCCCTCGATGGTCAGCTCCATGCTGGTGGGGCTGGCGCTGGACGACCGGGTGAGGGAGAGGAGCATCGTACAGGCCACGCCCAGGGCGATGGCCAAGGCCCACCTGGTGCTGCAGGACGATACGAACGTCATTTTCCCGCTCATACCGCCCCGTGAAACAGAGCTCGAGTTCTACCGGTTCGGGGGCGAGGTAGGCCTGCAGGGGATCGAGGAAGGCGGGCGCGTCTGCGGGGTCGATAAGCGCCTCATGTTCATCGAGCCCACTCCGGAAGGGCATATTGAGACCCCGTTGTCGGACCTGCCTCCCGGCTGGGTGGCGAAAAAGATCGGGGTCGGGCAGGCCATCGTTGAAGAGAGGATGCGGGTGCTGGAGAGGAGGGCCGACGTCGGCCGTACCGGCATATACCTCCACCGGACGCTCGCCCCTGAGGAGAGCTTCGAGCAAGTCCTCGCGGAAATAGCGTACAGCGACCCGGCGCTCCGCAGGCGGATGTCAAAATAA
- the cutA gene encoding divalent-cation tolerance protein CutA, with amino-acid sequence MFSVVYIISRDMEEAGRIADVLVAERLVACVNFGIISSVYRWEGRIQRDTEVSMLCKTTTERVLDVIKRVKEIHSYELPCITSWKLEDGYGPYLEWVKAETEKGR; translated from the coding sequence ATGTTCTCCGTAGTATATATAATTTCTAGGGATATGGAAGAGGCAGGCCGAATAGCGGATGTTCTGGTCGCCGAGCGCCTGGTGGCCTGCGTGAACTTCGGCATCATCTCGTCGGTCTACCGGTGGGAGGGGCGCATCCAGCGCGACACCGAGGTGTCCATGCTCTGTAAGACGACGACTGAGAGGGTTCTGGACGTGATAAAAAGGGTGAAGGAGATTCATAGTTATGAGCTCCCCTGCATTACGTCGTGGAAGCTCGAGGACGGCTACGGGCCCTACCTCGAATGGGTGAAGGCGGAGACCGAGAAGGGGCGATGA